A single window of Malus sylvestris chromosome 5, drMalSylv7.2, whole genome shotgun sequence DNA harbors:
- the LOC126622464 gene encoding polyphenol oxidase latent form, chloroplastic, with translation MASASSPATATTTTMGTYSSLIISTNSFSAFLPNKSQLSFSGKSKHYIARRSSISCKATNPNYNNEQDQQQSSNLLGKLDRRNVLIGLGGLYGATTLAPKPLAFANPLAPPDLTKCKPAEITTGGETVECCPPVSTKIKTFTPDRSIPLRTRPAAHLVTDEYLAKFKKAQALMRALPEDDPRSMVQQAKVHCAYCNGAYPQVGFPDIDIQIHFSWLFFPFHRMYLYFYERILGKLIDDPTFALPYWNWDSPDGFPIPDIYTDTTSPLYDQYRNADHQPPVLVDLSYGGTDDDVDDQTRIDENLAIMYRQMVSGAKTPHLFFGHEYRAGDTTTGTYAGTIENSPHNNIHLWCGDPNQTHHEDMGNFYSAGRDPLFYAHHCNVDRMWNVWKTLGGKRKDPTDTDWLDAEFLFYDENAELVSCKVRDSLKPEKDLRYTYEPVSVPWLFTKPTARKPKSKTKAKVAATQLTTKFPATFDSKTTVEVARPKPRKRTKKEKIDEEEVLIIKDIEFESNEAVKFDVFINDDAESLSRKDKSEFAGSFVHVPHNQKTGTKKKTNLKLGITDLLEDLGVEDDSSVLVTLVPRVSNSPITIGGFKIEYSS, from the exons ATGGCTTCTGCATCCTCTCCCGCTACtgctaccaccaccaccatgggCACTTACTCTTCTCTGATCATCTCCACCAATTCCTTCTCTGCCTTCCTCCCAAACAAATCCCAACTTTCCTTCTCTGGAAAAAGCAAGCACTACATTGCACGTAGATCATCAATCTCTTGCAAAGCCACAAACCCTAATTATAATAATGAGCAAGATCAACAACAATCTTCTAATTTGTTGGGAAAATTGGACAGGAGAAATGTCCTAATTGGCCTGGGCGGCCTCTACGGGGCCACCACCCTCGCCCCAAAGCCGTTGGCCTTTGCCAACCCGCTGGCTCCACCGGACCTAACCAAATGTAAGCCGGCCGAAATCACCACCGGAGGTGAAACTGTGGAATGCTGTCCACCGGTCTCCACAAAGATCAAAACCTTCACTCCGGATCGGTCTATCCCACTGCGGACGAGGCCTGCCGCCCATTTGGTCACGGACGAGTACTTGGCCAAGTTCAAGAAAGCTCAAGCCCTCATGCGTGCCTTACCCGAAGACGACCCGCGTAGCATGGTTCAACAAGCTAAAGTTCACTGTGCCTACTGCAATGGTGCTTATCCACAAGTAGGGTTTCCGGACATTGACATCCAAATCCACTTCTCCTggcttttctttcctttccaccGCATGTACTTGTATTTCTACGAGAGAATCCTTGGCAAGCTCATTGATGACCCAACTTTCGCTCTCCCATACTGGAATTGGGACTCTCCTGACG GTTTTCCAATTCCCGACATTTACACAGATACAACTTCCCCACTCTATGATCAGTACCGAAACGCCGACCACCAGCCCCCCGTGCTGGTGGATCTCAGCTACGGTGGAACCGATGATGACGTGGACGACCAGACAAGAATAGATGAGAATCTAGCCATCATGTACCGGCAAATGGTTTCCGGTGCCAAAACTCCCCATCTATTTTTCGGCCATGAGTACAGGGCAGGAGACACAACAACAGGGACTTACGCCGGCACCATTGAGAACAGTCCTCATAATAACATCCATCTCTGGTGCGGTGACCCGAACCAGACCCACCACGAAGACATGGGTAACTTCTACTCCGCCGGTCGGGATCCGCTGTTTTACGCCCACCATTGCAACGTGGACCGCATGTGGAACGTTTGGAAAACCCTCGGAGGCAAGCGCAAGGACCCCACCGACACTGATTGGCTTGACGCTGAGTTTCTGTTCTACGATGAAAACGCCGAGCTTGTGAGCTGTAAAGTTCGGGACAGCCTCAAACCTGAGAAAGATCTTCGTTATACTTACGAGCCTGTTAGTGTTCCGTGGCTGTTCACCAAGCCAACCGCTCGTAAGCCAAAGAGCAAGACAAAAGCCAAGGTGGCGGCTACCCAGCTGACGACAAAGTTCCCGGCCACGTTTGATTCGAAGACGACGGTGGAGGTGGCGAGGCCGAAGCCGCGGAAGAGGACCAAGAAGGAGAAGATCGACGAGGAGGAGGTGCTGATCATCAAGGACATCGAGTTCGAGAGCAACGAGGCGGTGAAGTTCGATGTGTTTATTAATGATGATGCTGAGTCGCTCAGTAGGAAGGACAAATCCGAGTTTGCTGGGAGTTTTGTGCACGTGCCGCATAACCAGAAGACTGGGACGAAGAAAAAGACGAACTTAAAACTGGGGATCACGGACTTGTTGGAGGATTTGGGTGTGGAGGATGATAGCAGTGTGCTGGTGACGTTGGTGCCTAGGGTTTCGAACTCGCCTATCACCATTGGTGGGTTTAAGATCGAGTATTCTTCTTGA